The Thunnus maccoyii chromosome 24, fThuMac1.1, whole genome shotgun sequence DNA window gagtggaggagaaCTTTGAAGACTCTTCTATATGAAAAAACGTTCCATCTGCtgcacagtttttcaagttcCTAACCAAATAAAGATGGTTGCTGGAAATGACGTATGTTCTTGCTCAAATTTTACAACATGAACCAAAATTAGAATTTTATGACCAGATTAATTTTATTCTTTCATGCAAAATAACGTcatattttgcttgttttttacATCAAGACCAAGGACATCCGTCATGCCCGGCTGACTTAAAAACTTGGTTAAGAGGctgaaaatcttttttattgtgccgcagacagaatattttttcatccagattgTTGAAAGAGTCTTTGGGGATTCTGTAAACACCTTCAGAACAGCGGTAAGTCTTGTTAAACAACCTTGTGGGTTTTTTAAAGACTGCTGGGTATTTATTTTATGGAAATCAGATGCTGAGCTCTGTGACCGGAGTGTAATGGTGATACATGAGACTGATGTTACCTTATTACACATTGGAAATGAAAGTACATGAAGGCCTTAAGACATTTGTATCAGGAGTACAATTTGACATTCACATAATCTACTTGTATCCATTGTTAAACATATCTCCTGTTATATGCTATAATTGGTTCCCATGGGAACAAATTGTGGTTCCCATGGGAACCAATTATACAGTGTGTTATAGGGAAATGTGAACCCAgtataaatcaaacatttatctACATGAAGTGCCGCTTGGATGTATGCCTGACTGATGAATGGTTTAATTTGTCATATTATTATAGTCCTGTACTGTCACAAGCAAGCCAAGATTAGATTGGTAGATAATGAGAAGAGTTAGGCTTTGTACTGTCTCCATTACAATGGATAGACATTCATGCATGCATCACTATAATTTCATGTTGACATTGGTAGCAGAACAGTACAAACTCTTGGCAGATGCAGAGAGGGTGGTGCGAAAGGAGCAGCAAATCATGGTGGATGACGAGTTTCCTGAAGAGTATCTTCTCACCGTGTTCCCCTTTACCCGAGATGTAAGTGAGACCATGTGTCAATTGTTCTCTTTTATACATTAATTTTTTATATCTGAGATTTGACAATCAAGCAATAACAGTCTGATTATTTTAATCAGATATAATACAGATTCATATCTGTTCCTGTGCTGCAGGTGTATCTCTATGTCCCGAGTGCAACAATCGATCTCTCCATATTTGGCAGCAAACAAGCACTACTGATTCAGAGTCTGCGGGCAGCTCACAGGTCACTTCGTTTCCAGCCTTTTCTTCATGACAGGAAAGCCACCATTGAGGGGCCTTTCACTGCCGTCCAGGCCCTGCGAGAGGACCTCATCCGCAGGGCCAGCCAGCTTAAATCCACAGTCTCAGCCCAAACTGCTGCCGTCAAACTAAGAGAAAGTCCTCTTAATCCAAGGGCAATATCACATCACGAGTCTGTCAGCTCTGTAAGCTGCAGCGGCTCTAAGGCTAATCAGGAACCAGTGCGCTCAAACGGCTTATCAACGCCACTGCAGACCACAGGTGAGGCGACTGAAGTCCAAAGCCTGCTCTCATATGCAAAAACCCAAATGTCTGCCACCAGGCAAAAAGTTTCCTATGAGAGTTTGGATGCAAGGAGTCTTTGTGACACAGAGAGTAATGAAGAGGAGAAGCTGGGAGCTCAGTCCAGCTTCAAAATGCCCAAACCCTCATGTGTAATCACACTGGAAGAAACAGGATCTTCACAAAGCACTACAGAATACAGAACTAATCAAGCTACTAAGACCAACCCCAGACAAGTGTTCAGGGAGCCCGAGATCAATGCAGAGATTAGATCTTCCTTATCACGCCTGGTCCGGCTCCCTGCGGAGGAAATATCAGCAAAACAGCCCGGAGTAGACGgtatttcacaaaaacacaccacactAGACAGGATTTCAGCAACCAAGACCAGAGGAGAGAATCATTTGGGGTCTGGCTACAGCAGCACTGACTATCTGATGGAATCAGATCAGAGCAGCTCAGCAGTCACCGCTAAGCTCCTCCAGACCATAATGAAAGATGTCTCGATGTCCTCGGAGACAAACGCTGAGGATACAAGAGAGCTGTCTATAGTCCGTCCAGAGGATCTGAAAGATAAATGCATCTGGGTCGACTCCGACACATTCAGATACATAAAAAAATTAGAAAGGAAGGAGTTGAACAGATGCTTGAGAGGCCTTGATGCATCCGTTGAGTGTGTTGAAGGAACAGACCTCACTCAGAT harbors:
- the LOC121892346 gene encoding uncharacterized protein LOC121892346 isoform X2, which encodes METDSCEDDRTVVVSGVVDVLPVSRMIDKLTIHFQSCRRSHGGDVEVVRYPTNMDGVAFVTFDQAKDAERVVRKEQQIMVDDEFPEEYLLTVFPFTRDVYLYVPSATIDLSIFGSKQALLIQSLRAAHRSLRFQPFLHDRKATIEGPFTAVQALREDLIRRASQLKSTVSAQTAAVKLRESPLNPRAISHHESVSSVSCSGSKANQEPVRSNGLSTPLQTTGEATEVQSLLSYAKTQMSATRQKVSYESLDARSLCDTESNEEEKLGAQSSFKMPKPSCVITLEETGSSQSTTEYRTNQATKTNPRQVFREPEINAEIRSSLSRLVRLPAEEISAKQPGVDGISQKHTTLDRISATKTRGENHLGSGYSSTDYLMESDQSSSAVTAKLLQTIMKDVSMSSETNAEDTRELSIVRPEDLKDKCIWVDSDTFRYIKKLERKELNRCLRGLDASVECVEGTDLTQILLTGKQNSKTASRVQHGLEELETLAEFWQSSLRVHWIHFDEDEQPEKEKLIQICNDVNFLFDDVLYMIEDCSIKVIGPSVSSYLFYRRVKDRITKLTNTFL
- the LOC121892346 gene encoding uncharacterized protein LOC121892346 isoform X1 is translated as METDSCEDDRTVVVSGVVDVLPVSRMIDKLTIHFQSCRRSHGGDVEVVRYPTNMDGVAFVTFDQAKAEQYKLLADAERVVRKEQQIMVDDEFPEEYLLTVFPFTRDVYLYVPSATIDLSIFGSKQALLIQSLRAAHRSLRFQPFLHDRKATIEGPFTAVQALREDLIRRASQLKSTVSAQTAAVKLRESPLNPRAISHHESVSSVSCSGSKANQEPVRSNGLSTPLQTTGEATEVQSLLSYAKTQMSATRQKVSYESLDARSLCDTESNEEEKLGAQSSFKMPKPSCVITLEETGSSQSTTEYRTNQATKTNPRQVFREPEINAEIRSSLSRLVRLPAEEISAKQPGVDGISQKHTTLDRISATKTRGENHLGSGYSSTDYLMESDQSSSAVTAKLLQTIMKDVSMSSETNAEDTRELSIVRPEDLKDKCIWVDSDTFRYIKKLERKELNRCLRGLDASVECVEGTDLTQILLTGKQNSKTASRVQHGLEELETLAEFWQSSLRVHWIHFDEDEQPEKEKLIQICNDVNFLFDDVLYMIEDCSIKVIGPSVSSYLFYRRVKDRITKLTNTFL